A region from the Agrococcus sp. SL85 genome encodes:
- a CDS encoding PKD domain-containing protein — translation MPARRRPARAAILAAASTLAAAAMVLAGLTPASAAPPGPVTLQQRDGSVVTADPLPTVQIDSGYVWAQAMIGNTVYAVGGFSNARAPLAAPGTNLTPRSNALAYDITTGALLSWAPQVNGPVRSVAVSPDGRRVYIGGSFTQVNGASRFNFAALDAATGQLVPGFAPSVGGSGVFGIVATADTVYLTGRFTQANGLARQNNAAFATANGAVRPWAPTTDRQGDAIVLEPGTGRVILGGRFYLTNGVVQRGLANIDPVTGALDQTWLAPQTVINGWSSGTTAGKAGIFALSTDATGVYGTGWVYANVEAGNLEGVFAAEAGSGAIRWIADCHGDHYGVWSTGQTVYATSHTHQCDTVGLAPELTPRTFRYAEAFSASAQGTLTRSPSVSSIYKDWSGYPAPAPYAWYPDFTVGTATEMGEAGLSITGSGSFIAIAGEFPSVNNQRYQGIVRFSTSPPSGKRQGPRIATAAWTPTASSALPGRVRVSIPGNWDRDDRDLTYQLLRAGTAGVVASRTVGSSWWSQPTISFDDTGAAPGGTYTYTVRAVDGDGNAVTSSPVTVTAASGEASAYANGVLDDGATLYYPLGTSTADVAGANPPVFGSGATVRTPGAVRGPTGESATAFNGTSTGRVSSTTSAFAPASLSLELWFSTTTNRGGKLIGFGSAQTGTSNSYDRHIYMRNDGRLVFGAYPGQVRTIASSAAYNDGQWHHAVATLGAGGIALYVDGALVAQDASTTSGEGFRGFWRIGGDNLGSWPNQPTSNWFSGDIDEVAVYDRVLSAERIAAHHQIGNGQLPPTAAFTSSTSDLTASFDATGSAADSGATLTGYSWDFGDGTTGTGATPTHAYAAGGTYAVTLTVTDSRGATDTEERDVAVVAPNVAPTAAFTPTIAELALQVDGSASADADGEVVSYAWSWGDGTAPGSGATASHTYAAAGTYTVTLTVTDDRGGTDTETASVVATAPPVPAFAAADDFSRTTTGGWGTADVGGAWTVEGGNGSATSVASGTGRVTLPAGSTRNVMLRSVALRDVRVAVDLSLDAAPSAGSAYGGIILRSQGTNDYRVRTWLRDNGTVWLVLQRGSTVLRSVQVPGITRSAGDAFTLEAEITGGATTTLSATLWRAGTPRPAGWQATATDAASTGTSGAVGLHANRASTATAPGTLSYDALRVTDLG, via the coding sequence ATGCCAGCACGTCGCCGGCCCGCGAGGGCCGCCATCCTCGCAGCGGCGAGCACCCTCGCCGCCGCTGCGATGGTGCTCGCGGGGCTCACGCCCGCGAGCGCCGCTCCTCCCGGGCCCGTCACGCTGCAGCAGCGCGACGGCAGCGTCGTCACCGCCGACCCGCTGCCCACCGTGCAGATCGACTCCGGCTACGTCTGGGCGCAGGCGATGATCGGCAACACCGTCTACGCCGTGGGCGGCTTCTCGAACGCGAGGGCCCCGCTCGCGGCGCCCGGCACGAACCTCACCCCGCGCTCGAACGCGCTCGCCTATGACATCACGACGGGCGCGCTCCTCAGCTGGGCGCCCCAGGTCAACGGCCCGGTCCGCTCGGTCGCGGTCTCGCCCGACGGCCGCCGCGTCTACATCGGCGGCAGCTTCACCCAGGTCAACGGCGCCTCGCGCTTCAACTTCGCGGCGCTCGACGCAGCGACGGGCCAGCTCGTCCCGGGCTTCGCCCCCTCGGTGGGCGGCAGCGGCGTCTTCGGCATCGTCGCCACCGCCGACACCGTCTACCTCACCGGGCGCTTCACCCAGGCGAACGGCCTCGCGCGGCAGAACAACGCGGCGTTCGCGACCGCGAACGGCGCCGTGCGGCCCTGGGCGCCGACGACCGACCGGCAGGGCGACGCCATCGTGCTCGAGCCCGGCACGGGCCGCGTCATCCTCGGCGGCCGCTTCTACCTGACGAACGGCGTCGTGCAGCGCGGCCTCGCGAACATCGATCCCGTGACGGGCGCCCTCGACCAGACCTGGCTCGCGCCGCAGACCGTCATCAACGGGTGGTCCAGCGGCACGACCGCAGGCAAGGCGGGCATCTTCGCGCTCTCGACCGACGCGACCGGCGTCTACGGCACCGGCTGGGTCTACGCGAACGTCGAGGCGGGCAACCTCGAGGGCGTCTTCGCCGCCGAGGCCGGCAGCGGCGCCATCCGCTGGATCGCCGACTGCCACGGCGACCACTACGGCGTCTGGTCCACCGGGCAGACGGTCTACGCCACGAGCCACACGCACCAGTGCGACACGGTGGGGCTCGCGCCCGAGCTCACCCCGCGCACCTTCCGCTACGCCGAGGCCTTCTCGGCCTCCGCGCAGGGCACGCTGACGCGCTCGCCCTCGGTGAGCTCGATCTACAAGGACTGGAGCGGCTACCCGGCGCCCGCGCCCTATGCGTGGTACCCCGACTTCACGGTCGGCACCGCGACGGAGATGGGCGAGGCGGGGCTCTCGATCACCGGCTCCGGCAGCTTCATCGCGATCGCCGGCGAGTTCCCGAGCGTCAACAACCAGCGCTACCAGGGCATCGTGCGGTTCTCGACCTCGCCGCCCAGCGGCAAGCGGCAGGGCCCGCGCATCGCGACCGCGGCCTGGACGCCGACCGCCAGCTCGGCCCTGCCGGGCCGGGTGCGCGTCTCGATCCCCGGCAACTGGGACCGCGACGACCGAGACCTCACCTACCAGCTGCTGCGCGCCGGCACCGCGGGCGTCGTCGCCTCGCGCACCGTCGGCAGCTCCTGGTGGAGCCAGCCCACGATCAGCTTCGACGACACCGGAGCAGCGCCGGGCGGCACCTACACCTACACGGTGCGGGCCGTCGACGGCGACGGGAACGCGGTGACGAGCTCGCCCGTGACGGTCACGGCCGCGAGCGGCGAGGCCTCGGCCTACGCGAACGGCGTGCTCGACGACGGCGCGACGCTCTACTACCCGCTCGGCACGAGCACCGCCGATGTCGCGGGCGCCAACCCGCCCGTCTTCGGCAGCGGCGCGACGGTGCGCACGCCCGGCGCGGTGCGCGGGCCCACGGGCGAGAGCGCGACGGCCTTCAACGGCACGAGCACCGGCAGGGTCTCGTCCACGACGAGCGCCTTCGCGCCCGCCTCGCTCTCGCTCGAGCTCTGGTTCAGCACCACGACGAACCGGGGCGGCAAGCTCATCGGCTTCGGCAGCGCGCAGACGGGCACCTCGAACAGCTACGACCGCCACATCTACATGCGGAACGACGGCAGGCTCGTCTTCGGGGCCTACCCGGGCCAGGTGCGCACCATCGCCTCCTCCGCGGCCTACAACGACGGCCAGTGGCACCACGCGGTCGCGACGCTCGGCGCGGGCGGCATCGCCCTCTACGTCGACGGCGCGCTCGTCGCGCAGGACGCCTCGACCACCTCGGGGGAGGGCTTCCGCGGGTTCTGGCGGATCGGCGGCGACAACCTCGGCAGCTGGCCCAACCAGCCGACCTCGAACTGGTTCTCGGGCGACATCGACGAGGTGGCGGTCTACGACCGGGTGCTGAGCGCCGAGCGGATCGCCGCCCACCACCAGATCGGCAACGGGCAGCTGCCGCCGACGGCCGCGTTCACGTCGTCGACCTCGGACCTCACGGCGTCGTTCGACGCCACGGGCTCCGCGGCCGACTCCGGCGCGACGCTCACGGGCTACAGCTGGGACTTCGGCGACGGCACGACGGGCACGGGGGCGACCCCGACGCACGCCTACGCCGCGGGCGGCACCTACGCGGTGACGCTCACGGTCACCGACAGCCGCGGCGCCACCGACACCGAGGAGCGCGACGTCGCCGTCGTGGCGCCGAACGTCGCGCCGACCGCGGCGTTCACGCCGACCATCGCGGAGCTCGCGCTCCAGGTGGACGGCAGCGCCTCCGCCGACGCGGACGGCGAGGTGGTCTCCTACGCGTGGAGCTGGGGCGACGGCACGGCGCCGGGCTCGGGCGCCACGGCCTCGCACACCTACGCGGCCGCCGGCACCTACACCGTCACCCTCACCGTCACCGACGACCGCGGCGGCACCGACACCGAGACGGCCTCGGTCGTCGCCACCGCGCCGCCCGTGCCGGCGTTCGCGGCCGCCGACGACTTCTCGCGCACCACGACGGGAGGCTGGGGCACGGCCGACGTCGGCGGGGCCTGGACGGTCGAGGGCGGCAACGGCTCGGCGACCTCGGTGGCCTCCGGCACCGGCCGCGTGACGCTGCCGGCGGGCTCCACGCGCAACGTCATGCTGCGCTCGGTCGCCCTGCGCGACGTGCGGGTCGCCGTCGACCTGTCGCTCGACGCGGCGCCCTCGGCGGGCAGCGCCTACGGCGGCATCATCCTCCGCTCGCAGGGCACGAACGACTACCGCGTGCGCACCTGGCTGCGCGACAACGGCACCGTCTGGCTCGTGCTGCAGCGCGGCTCCACCGTGCTCCGCAGCGTGCAGGTGCCCGGCATCACCCGGTCGGCCGGCGATGCCTTCACGCTCGAGGCGGAGATCACCGGCGGCGCCACGACGACGCTCTCCGCGACCCTCTGGCGGGCGGGCACGCCGAGGCCCGCCGGCTGGCAGGCGACGGCGACCGACGCCGCCTCGACCGGCACGAGCGGCGCGGTCGGCCTGCACGCGAACCGCGCGAGCACCGCCACGGCGCCCGGCACGCTGTCGTACGACGCGCTGCGGGTGACGGACCTCGGGTGA
- a CDS encoding lipopolysaccharide biosynthesis protein has translation MTSSLARTAARGTLFTMLAQLARILLQLLSVVVLARLLSPHDYGLLAIVLVLVGLGEILRDFGLTSASVQAPELSRGQRDNLFWINALIGAALALAMLASSWAVGAITGEAEIVGMVQWLALLFLLNGLATQHRADLMRAVRLRALAVVDVTAATLALALAVAAAALGAGFWALVVQQLAHGTIALLGAVIAGRWLPRRYDRAHPVRQLITFGWNLVAANLVQYASRQVDTLVVAGQFGTSALGLYNRAHQVIMTPLGQVRAPLQSVALPVLSRLQREPARFDAYVSAAQLALGYGLGIPLALAAGLAEPVVAIMLGDAWMDAAPILRLFAVAGILTTLSYVGYWVYVARGLGASLLRYTLVTSAIKVACIVGGAWFGLVGVAAGFALHPAIAWPISLLWLSRVTPLPVRSLYAGAARVLALAVLVGAGAWFAGVAVLDAGRWVSLGVGAAVGLGLAVAAPILPAYRRDAQSLLAFVRLMVARRSPSADAPPAG, from the coding sequence ATGACCTCGTCGCTCGCCCGCACCGCTGCGCGCGGCACGCTCTTCACGATGCTCGCCCAGCTCGCGCGCATCCTGCTGCAGCTGCTGTCGGTCGTGGTGCTCGCGCGCCTCCTCTCCCCGCACGACTACGGCCTGCTCGCGATCGTGCTCGTGCTCGTGGGGCTCGGCGAGATCCTGCGCGACTTCGGCCTCACCTCGGCCTCGGTGCAGGCGCCGGAGCTCTCGCGCGGGCAGCGCGACAACCTCTTCTGGATCAACGCGCTCATCGGCGCGGCGCTCGCGCTCGCGATGCTCGCCTCGTCGTGGGCGGTCGGCGCGATCACGGGCGAGGCCGAGATCGTGGGCATGGTGCAATGGCTCGCGCTGCTCTTCCTGCTCAACGGGCTCGCGACCCAGCACCGGGCCGACCTCATGCGGGCCGTGCGGCTGCGGGCGCTCGCCGTGGTCGACGTCACCGCCGCGACCCTCGCGCTCGCGCTCGCGGTCGCTGCGGCAGCGCTCGGCGCCGGGTTCTGGGCGCTCGTCGTGCAGCAGCTCGCGCACGGCACGATCGCGCTGCTCGGCGCGGTGATCGCCGGCCGCTGGCTGCCGCGGCGCTACGACCGCGCGCACCCCGTGCGGCAGCTCATCACCTTCGGCTGGAACCTCGTGGCGGCGAACCTCGTGCAGTACGCCTCGCGCCAGGTCGACACGCTCGTCGTCGCGGGGCAGTTCGGCACGAGCGCGCTGGGCCTCTACAACCGCGCGCACCAGGTGATCATGACCCCGCTCGGGCAGGTGCGCGCGCCCCTGCAGTCGGTGGCGCTCCCCGTGCTCTCGCGGCTGCAGCGGGAGCCCGCGCGGTTCGACGCCTACGTGAGCGCCGCGCAGCTCGCCCTCGGGTACGGGCTGGGCATCCCGCTCGCGCTCGCCGCGGGCCTCGCGGAGCCCGTGGTCGCGATCATGCTCGGCGACGCCTGGATGGACGCGGCGCCGATCCTGCGGCTCTTCGCGGTCGCCGGCATCCTGACGACGCTCTCCTACGTGGGCTACTGGGTCTACGTCGCGCGCGGGCTCGGCGCCTCGCTGCTGCGCTACACGCTCGTGACCTCGGCGATCAAGGTCGCGTGCATCGTCGGCGGTGCCTGGTTCGGGCTCGTCGGGGTCGCCGCGGGCTTCGCGCTGCATCCCGCGATCGCGTGGCCGATCTCGCTGCTGTGGCTCTCGCGCGTGACGCCGCTGCCCGTGCGCAGCCTCTACGCGGGCGCCGCGAGGGTGCTGGCCCTCGCCGTCCTCGTCGGCGCAGGCGCCTGGTTCGCGGGCGTCGCCGTGCTCGACGCGGGTCGCTGGGTCTCGCTCGGCGTCGGTGCCGCCGTGGGGCTCGGCCTCGCCGTGGCCGCCCCGATCCTCCCCGCCTACCGGCGCGACGCGCAGTCGCTGCTCGCCTTCGTGCGGCTCATGGTCGCGCGGCGGTCGCCGTCCGCGGACGCGCCGCCGGCAGGCTGA
- a CDS encoding Coenzyme F420 hydrogenase/dehydrogenase, beta subunit C-terminal domain: MALDDDGQLRPRATTPSRADERAVAVFRDACPGVVVHAPAPPEGAAMHPLLGAHLGMWTAWAADPELRHAGSSGGALTALHAWLLETGRAARVVGAAVDADEPRRTVPVTIRSREDALRAAGSRYAPVAALDNPDALLPGSAVCAKPCEAAALRRAAPALTGGEVPLLLSFFCAGTPSQRATDALLAEHGVPAHARVDALRYRGRGWPGRFTASAGDAVVSVDYDESWGRTLGPTTRWRCKVCADGIGEAADVVAADAWESDDRGFPAFAEGEGTSALVARTQRGLRAILEAEAAGVLVLGPLQAERLAAAQPLQTARRALLGARTLGALLGGRAAPRYPGYGRLLMRSLRTPRLALRTVRGTFGRARRSGGLP; this comes from the coding sequence ATGGCGCTCGACGACGACGGGCAGCTCCGCCCGCGCGCGACGACGCCGTCGCGCGCCGACGAGCGCGCCGTCGCCGTCTTCCGCGACGCGTGCCCCGGCGTCGTCGTGCACGCGCCGGCGCCTCCGGAGGGCGCCGCGATGCACCCGCTGCTCGGCGCGCACCTGGGCATGTGGACGGCGTGGGCCGCGGATCCGGAGCTGCGCCACGCGGGCAGCAGCGGCGGCGCGCTCACCGCCCTGCACGCGTGGCTGCTCGAGACGGGGCGCGCGGCGCGCGTCGTCGGCGCCGCGGTCGACGCCGACGAGCCGCGGCGCACCGTGCCCGTCACGATCCGCTCGCGCGAGGACGCCCTCCGAGCCGCGGGATCGCGCTACGCGCCCGTCGCCGCCCTCGACAACCCCGACGCCCTGCTGCCCGGCAGCGCGGTGTGCGCGAAGCCCTGCGAGGCCGCGGCGCTCCGGCGCGCCGCGCCCGCGCTCACGGGGGGCGAGGTGCCGCTGCTGCTGTCGTTCTTCTGCGCCGGAACGCCCAGCCAGCGCGCCACCGACGCGCTGCTCGCCGAGCACGGCGTGCCCGCGCACGCGCGTGTGGACGCGCTGCGCTACCGCGGACGCGGCTGGCCGGGCCGCTTCACCGCCTCGGCCGGCGACGCGGTCGTCTCGGTGGACTACGACGAGTCGTGGGGGCGCACGCTCGGCCCGACGACGCGCTGGCGGTGCAAGGTGTGCGCCGACGGCATCGGCGAGGCCGCGGACGTCGTCGCGGCCGACGCGTGGGAGTCCGACGACCGCGGCTTCCCCGCCTTCGCGGAGGGCGAGGGCACGAGCGCGCTCGTCGCTCGCACCCAGCGCGGCCTGCGCGCGATCCTCGAGGCGGAGGCCGCGGGCGTGCTCGTCCTCGGCCCCCTGCAGGCCGAGCGCCTCGCGGCCGCCCAGCCGCTCCAGACCGCGCGTCGCGCGCTCCTGGGCGCCCGCACGCTCGGCGCGCTGCTCGGCGGCCGCGCGGCGCCGCGCTACCCGGGCTACGGCCGCCTGCTCATGCGCTCGCTGCGCACGCCGCGGCTCGCGCTGCGCACCGTGCGCGGCACCTTCGGCCGGGCCAGGCGCTCGGGAGGACTGCCATGA
- a CDS encoding polysaccharide pyruvyl transferase family protein, which yields MGLRVPTGLDDARAAIAGAQLVISARMHACLNALSTGTPGVAMAYSRKFAPLMASLGWQHVVPLRGTDDVAGAVLAAARRASLAEEAAEARHRGAAMLEPVLDRVASL from the coding sequence GTGGGCCTCCGCGTGCCGACGGGGCTCGACGACGCCCGCGCCGCCATCGCGGGCGCGCAGCTCGTCATCAGCGCGCGCATGCACGCGTGCCTCAACGCGCTCTCCACCGGCACGCCCGGCGTCGCGATGGCCTACTCGCGCAAGTTCGCGCCGCTCATGGCCTCGCTCGGCTGGCAGCACGTCGTGCCGCTGCGCGGCACCGACGACGTCGCGGGCGCGGTGCTCGCGGCGGCGCGTCGCGCGTCGCTCGCGGAGGAGGCGGCGGAGGCCCGGCATCGCGGCGCCGCGATGCTCGAGCCGGTGCTCGACCGGGTGGCGTCGCTGTGA
- a CDS encoding DUF6492 family protein, translating to MLRTGALGVDGAAEGWRSQQAAKLLVARLVRTPHYVVLDAKNHLIAPCRAADLVDDGRARGATHSYAEHPLRAGLERTLGALGADAATIEALVQDFPRTVTPFVLEAALVRRMLDDVEARSGEPFAAAFERARALEFFLYSGWAILRGGGVPVDGREIAAPIVWPHDARGGAGAAIAEAEAKGAAWFAVHRRALARGAGVRAEAAALWVARGLLTRGEARRLLLGFRLGYAPAVLRARLARRLPARRPAARTQDSVAAAARRAAEPRP from the coding sequence GTGCTGCGCACGGGCGCGCTCGGCGTCGACGGCGCCGCCGAGGGCTGGCGCAGCCAGCAGGCGGCGAAGCTGCTCGTGGCGCGCCTCGTGCGGACGCCGCACTACGTCGTGCTCGACGCGAAGAACCACCTCATCGCCCCCTGCCGGGCCGCAGACCTCGTCGACGACGGCCGGGCGCGCGGCGCGACGCACTCCTATGCCGAGCATCCCCTGCGCGCCGGGCTCGAGCGCACGCTCGGGGCCCTGGGCGCCGACGCCGCGACGATCGAGGCGCTCGTGCAGGACTTCCCGCGCACCGTCACGCCCTTCGTGCTCGAGGCCGCGCTCGTGCGGCGCATGCTCGACGACGTCGAGGCGCGATCCGGCGAGCCCTTCGCAGCGGCCTTCGAGCGGGCTCGCGCGCTCGAGTTCTTCCTCTACTCCGGCTGGGCGATCCTCCGCGGCGGCGGCGTGCCCGTCGACGGCCGCGAGATCGCAGCGCCGATCGTCTGGCCGCACGACGCGCGCGGCGGCGCCGGGGCGGCGATCGCCGAGGCCGAGGCCAAGGGGGCCGCGTGGTTCGCCGTGCACCGCAGGGCGCTCGCGCGCGGCGCGGGCGTGCGCGCGGAGGCCGCGGCGCTCTGGGTGGCGCGCGGGCTGCTCACGCGCGGCGAGGCGCGTCGGCTGCTGCTGGGGTTCCGGCTCGGCTACGCGCCCGCGGTGCTGCGCGCCCGGCTCGCGCGGCGGCTCCCCGCGCGGCGACCCGCGGCGCGCACTCAGGACTCGGTCGCGGCAGCGGCGCGGCGCGCGGCGGAGCCGCGCCCGTGA
- a CDS encoding DUF1972 domain-containing protein, translating into MRIAMLGTRGVPASYGGFETAVEEIGRRLVERGHEVVVYGDRTHRHIREHLGMRVVHVPSVPLKQLETLSRTALAAMHAATAPPFDAAFVFNAANAPFVPLLRASGIPVAVHVDGLEWRRAKWGRAGRGYYRWAERTAVRSADALIADAPGIAAYYREEFQAPTVLLRYGAPILQDPDLERVREVGLEPGRFHLVVARFEPENHVLEIVRGYCASAATMPLAVVGSAPYSAAYTDAIRTEASGDRRVRLLGGVWDAALLDALYAASRTYVHGHSVGGTNPSLLRAMGAGAAVVAFDVAFNTEVLDSTEWTFRTEADLARILRRAETDDLAVASRGVRARARAAEAFRWDEVAEGYERLARELATSGVHAPVRGARRVARAGAAGAGPLL; encoded by the coding sequence ATGCGCATCGCGATGCTCGGCACCCGCGGCGTCCCCGCGAGCTACGGCGGCTTCGAGACCGCGGTGGAGGAGATCGGGCGCCGCCTCGTCGAGCGCGGGCACGAGGTGGTCGTCTACGGCGATCGCACCCACCGCCACATCCGCGAGCACCTGGGCATGCGCGTCGTGCACGTGCCCTCCGTGCCGCTGAAGCAGCTCGAGACGCTGTCGCGGACCGCCCTCGCCGCGATGCACGCGGCCACCGCGCCGCCCTTCGACGCCGCCTTCGTCTTCAACGCGGCCAACGCGCCCTTCGTGCCGCTGCTGCGCGCGAGCGGGATCCCCGTCGCCGTGCACGTCGACGGGCTCGAGTGGCGGCGGGCGAAGTGGGGCAGGGCCGGCCGCGGCTACTACCGCTGGGCCGAGCGCACCGCCGTGCGCAGCGCCGACGCGCTCATCGCCGACGCCCCGGGCATCGCCGCCTACTATCGCGAGGAGTTCCAGGCGCCCACCGTGCTGCTGCGCTACGGCGCGCCCATCCTCCAGGACCCCGACCTCGAGCGCGTGCGCGAGGTGGGCCTCGAGCCCGGTCGCTTCCACCTCGTCGTCGCCCGCTTCGAGCCCGAGAACCACGTGCTCGAGATCGTGCGCGGCTACTGCGCCAGCGCCGCGACGATGCCGCTCGCGGTGGTGGGCTCCGCGCCCTACAGCGCGGCGTACACCGACGCGATCCGCACGGAGGCCTCCGGCGACCGCCGGGTGCGGCTGCTCGGCGGCGTCTGGGACGCCGCGCTGCTCGACGCCCTCTACGCGGCCTCCCGCACGTACGTGCACGGCCACTCCGTCGGCGGCACGAACCCCTCGCTGCTGCGCGCGATGGGCGCCGGGGCGGCCGTCGTCGCCTTCGACGTCGCCTTCAACACCGAGGTGCTCGACTCCACCGAGTGGACGTTCCGCACCGAGGCCGACCTCGCGCGGATCCTGCGGCGGGCCGAGACCGACGACCTCGCGGTGGCCTCCCGCGGCGTGCGGGCGCGCGCCCGCGCCGCCGAGGCCTTCCGCTGGGACGAGGTGGCCGAGGGCTACGAGCGGCTCGCGCGCGAGCTCGCCACCTCGGGCGTGCACGCCCCCGTGCGGGGCGCGAGGCGCGTCGCACGGGCCGGCGCCGCGGGCGCCGGGCCGCTGCTGTGA
- a CDS encoding sugar transferase — translation MRSREPRALGSGAVEYRRVAHAAGLAFAALSLPYLLFEWHDLRLQLLVAMPVGLIALLVGRWQWRRWLLERRKAGEWASRTVVVGARDEVAYVLERLDRAHGLGFHVLGAALRGGGGDEPLRVGDRIVPALGAMDDIAELAQRVGADTVVLASNPDDDAAYLQRLSRQLEGTCAELVLYSRLVDVAGPRISYRPLEGMPLIQVRIPDFEGGRHALKRALDIAVAGLALVPIALLAIPIAIAIRIDSPGPVLFRQQRVGRDGQLFDMLKFRTMHVDAEAQLASLLDRNEGAGPLFKLRDDPRVTRVGGFLRRTSLDELPQFWNALRGEMSVVGPRPPLPSEATSYDGTVARRLYLKPGITGLWQISGRSDLSWEESVRLDLRYVENWSVMDDMMIIWHTAKLVLRPRGAY, via the coding sequence GTGCGCTCGCGCGAGCCCCGCGCGCTCGGCTCCGGCGCGGTCGAGTACCGCCGCGTCGCGCACGCCGCGGGGCTCGCCTTCGCCGCCCTCTCGCTCCCCTACCTGCTCTTCGAGTGGCACGACCTCCGGCTGCAGCTGCTCGTGGCGATGCCCGTGGGCCTGATCGCCCTGCTCGTCGGGCGCTGGCAGTGGCGCCGCTGGCTGCTCGAGCGCCGCAAGGCCGGCGAGTGGGCCTCGCGCACCGTGGTCGTCGGCGCGCGCGACGAGGTCGCCTACGTGCTCGAGCGGCTCGACCGGGCCCACGGCCTCGGCTTCCACGTGCTCGGCGCCGCGCTGCGCGGCGGCGGCGGCGACGAGCCGCTGCGCGTGGGCGATCGGATCGTGCCCGCGCTCGGCGCGATGGACGACATCGCCGAGCTCGCGCAGCGCGTCGGCGCCGACACCGTCGTGCTCGCCTCGAACCCCGACGACGACGCCGCGTACCTGCAGCGGCTCAGCCGCCAGCTCGAGGGCACGTGCGCCGAGCTCGTCCTCTACAGCCGGCTCGTCGACGTCGCGGGGCCGCGCATCTCCTATCGCCCGCTCGAGGGCATGCCGCTCATCCAGGTGCGCATCCCCGACTTCGAGGGCGGGCGGCATGCGCTGAAGCGCGCGCTCGACATCGCCGTGGCCGGCCTCGCGCTCGTGCCGATCGCGCTGCTCGCGATCCCGATCGCCATCGCCATCCGCATCGACTCCCCCGGCCCCGTGCTCTTCCGCCAGCAGCGCGTCGGCCGCGACGGGCAGCTGTTCGACATGCTCAAGTTCCGCACGATGCACGTCGACGCAGAGGCCCAGCTCGCCTCCCTGCTCGACCGCAACGAGGGCGCCGGGCCGCTCTTCAAGCTGCGCGACGACCCGCGCGTCACGCGCGTGGGCGGCTTCCTCCGCCGCACCTCGCTCGACGAGCTGCCGCAGTTCTGGAACGCGCTGCGCGGCGAGATGAGCGTCGTCGGCCCCAGGCCGCCGCTGCCCTCCGAGGCCACGAGCTACGACGGCACCGTCGCGCGACGCCTCTACCTGAAGCCCGGCATCACGGGCCTGTGGCAGATCAGCGGCCGCTCCGACCTCTCGTGGGAGGAGAGCGTGCGGCTCGACCTGCGCTACGTCGAGAACTGGTCGGTCATGGACGACATGATGATCATCTGGCACACCGCGAAGCTCGTGCTCCGCCCGCGAGGGGCGTACTGA